CATTTATTAGAAAAGAAGTAAACTGAAATTGAGTGTTGATTCCAAGGGGATAATCAGACCAATTGATTGAAGGGCTATTCATGTATTATTTTCTAACCTATGGAAATAAGAATTAAATGAAGATTGCCCTAATCCAACAACATGCAGCGGAAGATATTGAAGCCAACATTCAACTTGGACTTGATAATTTAGATAAAGCAGCGGCGCAAGGCGCGGAGTTGGCTGTATTTGCTGAATTGGCTTTTACTCGGTTTTATCCACAATATTTGGCTGAGGGTGATGTGAGCCATTTGGCCGAAACGGTACCTGGTTCCACTACAGACAAGTTCATGGCCAAAGCAAAAGAACACAATATGGTAGTTGTAATCAATCTTTTTGAATTGGAAGATGGGAAGACTTACGATTCATCCCCGGTGATTGATGCAGATGGCACCTTATTGGGCACCACAAGGATGGTTCATGTGGCGGACTATGAATGTTTTTACGAAAAAAGTTATTATGCAGAAGGAGATCACGGTGCCCCTGTCTATGATACAGCGGTAGGAAAGATTGGTGTGGCTATTTGTTATGACCGTCACTATCCTGAATTCATGCGCGCTTTGGGTGTGAATGGGGCAGAAGTGGTGGTAATTCCACAGGCGGGTACAGTGGGCGAATGGCCCCATGGATTATATGAAGCGGAACTCCAAGTGGCCTCTTTTCATAATGGATATTTTTGCGCATTGGCCAACCGTGTGGGAAAAGAAGATCAAATGGAATTTTCCGGTGAGTCGGTAATCACCAATCCTGAAGGGCGTGTAATTGC
The DNA window shown above is from Candidatus Neomarinimicrobiota bacterium and carries:
- a CDS encoding carbon-nitrogen hydrolase family protein is translated as MKIALIQQHAAEDIEANIQLGLDNLDKAAAQGAELAVFAELAFTRFYPQYLAEGDVSHLAETVPGSTTDKFMAKAKEHNMVVVINLFELEDGKTYDSSPVIDADGTLLGTTRMVHVADYECFYEKSYYAEGDHGAPVYDTAVGKIGVAICYDRHYPEFMRALGVNGAEVVVIPQAGTVGEWPHGLYEAELQVASFHNGYFCALANRVGKEDQMEFSGESVITNPEGRVIAQSPAGVDHILIHDLDLSEVPKSHARTMFFRDRRPDIYPLT